Part of the Pedobacter roseus genome is shown below.
ACCAAATTGCATTATTAATGCCCGAATTGGCAATGGAATGGGCGATTATTCGGTATCAGAACAAAAAATTGAGAGCAACGCCATATTAAAGCCCTGGGAATCGTGTATTACCATGAGTGGTAAATGGGGTTTTAGTAAGTTTGATAAAAACTGGAAAAGCCCCGAGCTATTGGTAAGGCATTTGGTAGAAATAGTTTGTAAAGGTGGCAACCTGCTTTTAAACGTTGGGCCTAACAATTTGGGGAACTTACCTGAGCTAGCTATAAGCAATTTACAGGAAATTGGTAACTGGATGAAGCTAAACGGAGAAGCCATTTATGGCACTACCCCTTTTACTACAACTAGTGAATATACCATTTCAGCGACAATGGCAAAGGAAACAATGGGACAGTCAAACAATGACAATACCTCAAAAAAAATAAATGCAGATTTATATTTTAACAAAAAGGGTAACAATATTTATGTATTTGCCCGAAGCTGGGATAAACCCGTAATAACTTCTGCGGTATTGGGCCAAATTAAAAACATTAAAAATATCACCTTATTAGAAAACAATAAAGCCGTTAAGTGGATAACTGAAAATGGCATATTAACAATTGAAATACCAAAACTGGCCAATAAAACCGTACCTATTCTTGTTTTTAAAATAACACGATAATAGTTGAGCCCAGATAATTTTTATTATCGATTGTTACTAAATCACTAGAAACAGCATCCTGAAACTGATAAGACTGAATCAAAAAAGTGATTCTCGACGAATTTAGTCCTGTTTTAAGATTAAACAATATGCGCTAAATAACAGATCGGATAGTGAATAGATATCATTATCCGATCTGTTTTATTTCTGTTTATTAAAACCTCTGATATAAATCGGTTCCTGTTAATTTAATCTGATAAGGCCATTTGCTTATTAAATCGAGCTTTTTAGCCAGTTTAACATGCACGGTTGGCGCACCACTTACCACAAGCCATAAATAAGCTGTTTGAGCAGGAACTTTAAAAGTATATGATCCTTGCTTTTCATGATAAACCTGACCATACACACGTTCACCGTTTTCTTTAACGGCTAAAAACCCATATCGCCAACCAGCATTTTCAGGATTGAGATACACATAACCTTCAGCATCTATTAAGCCTTTAAAATCAAGTTTAACAGATGCTTGCGTGGGCACTTTAAGCCTGATTCCATTGTAGCCATAATTTTGCGGGCAGTTCTTCGGGCTGATGGCATACCAGCCATTTTCTGCCGGCTTAAACATCGTTTGATGCTGATTTGCGTATTTACTGGCCACCTCGCGGACGCGGTCTAAATCCCAGGTAATAAACTTTCGTGAGGCATCAAAAACTTCATCATTAAACTCATCCTGATCAATATGCGTTATACGTTTGTAAGCCATAACAGGGTCTTCATCAGGATTAAGGTTATTGAGTAATTTCCCATAAAACTCCAATCCATGTTTTTGCGACCAGTATTCCAACAAGAATGGCGAGTGGTATTGGTTGTCGGGATGAAGAAAAGCCAGGTTGGTCTGTTTTAAAAATGCCGTTAAATGGAAGTTTTCAAAATCTAACCAGTTAGGGTAAACCTGCCATAATAAGTATTGACTTCCCATTTCATTTATCGGTCCGCTAAAAGAAGTACCCCTGTCGCAACCGGCCATAAACTGAAATGAATGCCCTAATTCGTGCGCCAAAACACCGTAAGGATACCGATGTACGCGAACTGCGGGCGTCCATAAAATGGCTACACTATCTTTTCCCCATCCATACGCAGTGCCTTCATTGCCACCATAAATAAAAACTAGTGCCTTATAGCGGTCGGAAACCGAATGGCCTTTTTTTAGCACCTTTAATTTATTGATATAATAATTGTAAAAACGTTCGGTTTCTGCAAGCGACCTTTTCACATCAAAACGTTTGGCTGTATCTGCATTTTGCATGGGATCATCTCCGAGTTCCTTTGACCAAAAGATCACCACATTAGCTGACTCTACCCTACGTTTGTTGCTAAAAACACTTTCATTATCTTCAAAGTTATTATTTTCAGGAACCTTGTCTACGTTTTTAGGAATGAATACTTTTTTAGTCGCTTCCTTTTGTTGTGCTGCTACAATAAATGGGAACGTCAGCAATACCAACACAATGATTATCTGTTTAAGTTTGCTTATCATTTGTGATAAATGATTACTTAAATACATTTTTCGGTACTGTTCCCGTCCATGCATCCGGCAATTTAGTTAAACCAAAAATTTTCGCTAATACAAAACTTGTATTTTTATTGCTGTTAAAAGAGGTAATTAAGCCCCCTTTCTTAATCTGTGGACCTGTAATGGCCCAGGGCACCTGCATTTCTGCCATCGATATGCCACCATGGCCTTTGTTTATCCCTCCGTGATCGGTAATCAACAGGATATGCATATCCTTATAAATTCCATCTGCTTTTAATTTTTCAATTAATGCGCCTATTGCAACATCTGCCTGCTCAATTGCTGTAATGTATTCGGGAGTCATCCATCCAAAACCATGGCCGGCATGATCGGTGTGCACACTGTATAAAAAGGTAAGTGTAGGGTTTTGCTTGTTTTTTACCATAAAATCGAAAGCTTTCTGGTAATTATCTTTGTATTCGTCTTTTTCTTCGAACGATACCTCATCAAGATACTTTTTATTGATGGGGTTGATCAGTTCTTTCCAGTTGTAATAATAAGCTGTTTTAGCGGAAGGTATGGTTTCTTTCAATACTTTAAATATTGAGGGATAATAACCATCCTGATCGGTTTCTAATGGCTGTAAAGTGTGTTTTTCAAGTGTCCAGTCATTAGCTGTGATACCATGTTCTTCAGGACCCGAACCTGTTAAGTGGCTGGTCCAGTTGGGTAAAGTAACCGATGGCATTACCGGCCTGGTAGTTAAAGAAAGTACACCATCGGCAAATAACTTATCCAGATTAGGATGTTTTGCCGTTTTATAACCTTCTGCACTAAATCCGTCAAGCCCTAGAATTAACACATGTGCTTTACGCTGAGCGGTGGCCGAAAATGACAGTAAGGATAACACCATCATTTTTAAAAAAAACTTTTTCATAAATAAATATATAATTAATTGGGTTGATTAAATTAAAATGGATTTTAGTAAACAAAGTTTAATATTTGTAAAATAAAGATAAGTTATTGTAAACTCAAAATATTGTTTCAGCATTGGGCATAAATTATAGGCAGAGTATAGAGCCGGATCGTCATTTCGACCGCAGTGGAGAAATCTTTTAACATAGTTTAAAAGATTTCTCACCTGACTCAACGTCGAGACTGCGCTTTATCCGAGAGCTATCGGATCGAAATGGCTACCGATTTTTAGCATCTGCCATTGATAAATGATTGGACCCCTCTAAATATTCACCGAAGATAATTTTAAAGCTTATTGCATTAAGATTCCCGCCTGCGCGGGAATGACGCCCAATTATTTAAATCTGTAATTGAGAACTAATAATTCGGATTTTGAACAAGCTTTACTTTATCCAGTTCGTATTTTGGAATTGGAAACAAATAGTGTTTAGTCGCATCAAATTTGCGTGTTTCAACCAGCAAGCTGTAGTCGTAGGTAAATGATCCGTTTGCATTTTTGATCACATTAACCCCCATGGCATTTTTGTTATCGGTGATTTCGGCAATTTTCCACCGGCGTACATCAAAGAAACGGTGCCCCTCTAAACAAAGTTCTACTTCTCTTTCATGGCGGATTTTATCGCGTAAATCAGTACCGGTGGCCACAACCGCAGGCATATTTACCCCTGTTCTCTGGCGTATTTTATTGAGCCAAATTACAGCCTCGCCATCATTACCAGCACCATTTAAAGCTTCAGCATAATTTAAATAAATCTCTGATAAACGAAAAATGATAAAAGGCGTTTTACTTTCTCCTT
Proteins encoded:
- a CDS encoding DUF6055 domain-containing protein, which codes for MISKLKQIIIVLVLLTFPFIVAAQQKEATKKVFIPKNVDKVPENNNFEDNESVFSNKRRVESANVVIFWSKELGDDPMQNADTAKRFDVKRSLAETERFYNYYINKLKVLKKGHSVSDRYKALVFIYGGNEGTAYGWGKDSVAILWTPAVRVHRYPYGVLAHELGHSFQFMAGCDRGTSFSGPINEMGSQYLLWQVYPNWLDFENFHLTAFLKQTNLAFLHPDNQYHSPFLLEYWSQKHGLEFYGKLLNNLNPDEDPVMAYKRITHIDQDEFNDEVFDASRKFITWDLDRVREVASKYANQHQTMFKPAENGWYAISPKNCPQNYGYNGIRLKVPTQASVKLDFKGLIDAEGYVYLNPENAGWRYGFLAVKENGERVYGQVYHEKQGSYTFKVPAQTAYLWLVVSGAPTVHVKLAKKLDLISKWPYQIKLTGTDLYQRF
- a CDS encoding alkaline phosphatase family protein, translating into MKKFFLKMMVLSLLSFSATAQRKAHVLILGLDGFSAEGYKTAKHPNLDKLFADGVLSLTTRPVMPSVTLPNWTSHLTGSGPEEHGITANDWTLEKHTLQPLETDQDGYYPSIFKVLKETIPSAKTAYYYNWKELINPINKKYLDEVSFEEKDEYKDNYQKAFDFMVKNKQNPTLTFLYSVHTDHAGHGFGWMTPEYITAIEQADVAIGALIEKLKADGIYKDMHILLITDHGGINKGHGGISMAEMQVPWAITGPQIKKGGLITSFNSNKNTSFVLAKIFGLTKLPDAWTGTVPKNVFK